In one Musa acuminata AAA Group cultivar baxijiao chromosome BXJ2-5, Cavendish_Baxijiao_AAA, whole genome shotgun sequence genomic region, the following are encoded:
- the LOC135613046 gene encoding G-type lectin S-receptor-like serine/threonine-protein kinase B120 produces MAYQFMGFVFLLSLLSAMASLSHAKDSLEVGQSINDGERLISAGEIFELGFFSPGSSKNRYVGLWYHSFSTDNVLWVANRDAPVADASGRLAIGSDGNLVVLQDGCTVVWSSNVSLKSNQSTVQLLDTGNLVLNNSGDVVWQSFDNPTDTYLPGMKVGLDLDTNVNQVFRSWKSKDDPGVGSYSMGMDPKRSTQIFVWEGTKPRWRSGRWNGQVFIGVQNMVPTYIYGFKLSNLEDEQKMYYYFTVSNNSQRWVLTWDGIEEQMIWKGDTKFWHSVWAQPSTACELYNRCGSYGSCTDENTPTCSCLKGYVPAVEDEWNRGNWTRGCVRRTRLQSERNSSDGGSVEADGFWKMERVKLPDLSDWYSDIGDEDGCRATCSMNCSCKAYAFVGGIGCLVWGVDLVDIHVFSSDGNDMYLRLAGSELETEKKTSGHVIPILVSALVLAFGCIYLSLKCKKRLRVFIIRRRGQRILPVTPSRDEDLIEGAEDQQCQELPSISFESITASTSGFSTENLIGEGGFGPVYKGTLPGGQEVAVKRLSRGSGQGHTEFKNELILIARLQHRNLVRLLGCCIHGEEKILVYEYMPNRSLNTFLFDPQKKGLLDWKTRYNIIEGIARGLLYLHRDSRLRIIHRDLKAANILLDKDMNPKISDFGMARIFGSDDNESNTKRVVGTYGYMSPEYAMQGIFSIKSDVYSFGVLLLEIVSGRKNSIFTHQESSVSLLGYAWRLWNADNVMEFVDPAIRDSCSQKQASTCVNVGLLCVQNHANDRPSMSSVIIMLESGTDANSHPRQPTFTAERSPHDTESSPYDLRLLSANNSITLVTGR; encoded by the exons ATGGCTTATCAGTTCATGGgttttgttttcctcctctctctgCTCAGTGCAATGGCTTCTCTCTCTCATGCTAAGGACAGCCTCGAAGTAGGTCAGTCCATTAACGACGGTGAGAGGCTGATCTCTGCCGGTGAGATCTTCGAGCTCGGCTTCTTCAGCCCCGGAAGTTCCAAGAACCGGTACGTCGGACTATGGTACCACAGCTTCTCCACCGACAACGTCCTCTGGGTCGCCAACCGCGACGCGCCGGTCGCCGACGCCTCTGGCCGCCTCGCCATCGGGAGCGACGGCAACCTCGTGGTCCTGCAGGATGGCTGTACTGTCGTGTGGTCGTCGAACGTGTCCTTGAAGTCCAACCAATCGACGGTGCAGTTGCTGGACACCGGCAACCTCGTGCTCAACAACTCCGGCGACGTTGTGTGGCAGAGCTTCGACAACCCCACCGACACGTACTTGCCCGGCATGAAGGTCGGCCTAGACCTCGACACCAACGTGAACCAGGTCTTCCGGTCGTGGAAGAGCAAAGACGACCCCGGGGTGGGGAGCTACTCCATGGGCATGGACCCCAAGAGGTCGACCCAGATCTTCGTGTGGGAGGGCACCAAACCGCGGTGGAGGTCCGGGCGGTGGAACGGGCAAGTCTTCATCGGAGTCCAGAACATGGTGCCCACGTACATATACGGGTTCAAGCTGAGCAACCTCGAGGACGAGCAGAAGATGTACTACTACTTCACCGTCTCCAACAACTCCCAGCGGTGGGTGCTTACCTGGGACGGCATCGAGGAGCAAATGATATGGAAGGGCGACACCAAGTTCTGGCACAGCGTCTGGGCGCAGCCGAGCACGGCCTGCGAGCTCTACAACAGGTGCGGGAGCTACGGGAGCTGCACCGACGAGAACACCCCGACATGCTCCTGTTTGAAGGGGTACGTGCCGGCCGTGGAGGACGAGTGGAACCGCGGCAACTGGACTCGTGGGTGCGTGAGGAGAACGCGACTGCAGTCCGAGAGAAACAGCAGCGACGGAGGGAGCGTGGAGGCCGACGGGTTCTGGAAGATGGAGCGGGTGAAGCTGCCGGACTTGTCGGACTGGTACTCGGACATCGGGGACGAAGACGGATGCCGAGCCACCTGTTCGATGAATTGCTCCTGCAAGGCCTATGCGTTCGTGGGCGGGATCGGATGCTTGGTGTGGGGTGTGGATCTGGTGGACATACATGTCTTCTCCAGCGACGGCAATGACATGTACCTCCGGCTTGCCGGATCAGAGCTGG AGACCGAGAAGAAGACATCAGGTCATGTGATACCCATACTCGTTTCGGCATTGGTCTTGGCATTTGGATGCATCTACCTGTCCTTGAAGTGCAAGAAAAGATTGCGAG TGTTCATCATACGACGAAGAGGCCAAAGAATTTTGCCGGTGACTCCGAGCAGAGATGAAGATCTAATTGAAGGTGCAGAGGATCAACAATGCCAAGAACTGCCGTCGATCAGTTTCGAATCGATTACTGCTTCAACATCCGGCTTCTCTACTGAAAACCTGATTGGTGAAGGTGGATTCGGTCCTGTTTACAAG GGTACATTACCTGGAGGCCAAGAAGTTGCCGTAAAAAGACTATCGAGGGGCTCAGGGCAAGGCCACACCGAATTCAAGAATGAACTTATCCTAATAGCAAGATTACAACATAGGAACCTGGTTAGACTCTTGGGTTGCTGCATTCATGGAGAGGAGAAGATACTTGTCTATGAATACATGCCTAATAGAAGCTTGAACACCTTCCTATTCG ATCCACAGAAAAAAGGGCTGCTAGACTGGAAGACTAGGTATAACATCATAGAAGGAATTGCTCGAGGCCTTCTCTACCTTCACAGGGATTCAAGATTACGAATTATACACCGTGATCTGAAGGCTGCCAACATACTGTTGGACAAGGACATGAATCCAAAGATATCAGATTTTGGCATGGCACGGATTTTTGGAAGTGATGACAATGAGTCCAACACTAAAAGAGTGGTGGGAACATA TGGTTACATGTCTCCAGAATATGCAATGCAAGGAATCTTCTCCATAAAATCTGATGTTTATAGTTTCGGTGTGCTACTCCTAGAGATCGTTAGTGGAAGAAAAAACAGCATTTTCACACACCAAGAATCTTCTGTTAGCCTCTTAGGATAT GCTTGGAGGTTGTGGAATGCGGACAATGTGATGGAGTTTGTGGATCCAGCCATAAGAGATTCATGCTCACAGAAACAAGCATCAACATGCGTGAATGTGGGTCTCTTGTGTGTGCAGAATCACGCAAACGATAGACCATCAATGTCATCAGTAATTATAATGTTGGAGAGTGGAACTGATGCTAATTCACACCCAAGGCAGCCCACTTTTACAGCAGAAAGAAGTCCTCACGATACTGAATCATCACCATATGATCTCAGACTTCTTTCTGCTAATAATTCCATCACTTTGGTTACGGGACGATAG
- the LOC135613047 gene encoding calcium-binding protein KIC-like, translating to MARRPVEFEDFLPLMADKLGEDGLMEELCNGFRLLMDPRRRLITFDSLKRNAGLLGLDGLRDDELRAMLREGDTDGDGALNQWEFCVLMVRLSPQLMDAPRRWMDQASREAFGPGFMS from the coding sequence ATGGCGCGGCGGCCGGTGGAGTTCGAGGACTTCCTCCCCCTCATGGCGGACAAGCTCGGCGAGGATGGCCTCATGGAGGAGCTCTGTAATGGCTTTCGCCTTCTCATGGACCCTCGCCGCCGGCTCATCACCTTCGACAGCCTCAAGCGCAACGCCGGCCTGCTGGGTCTCGATGGCCTCCGGGATGACGAGCTCCGGGCGATGCTCCGGGAGGGCGACACCGACGGCGACGGCGCGCTCAATCAGTGGGAGTTCTGCGTCCTCATGGTCCGCCTCAGCCCCCAGCTGATGGACGCGCCCCGCCGGTGGATGGACCAGGCATCCCGAGAGGCCTTCGGCCCTGGATTCATGAGCTAA
- the LOC135580755 gene encoding polycomb group protein FIE1-like, translating into MAKSGLGCEPAVGSLTAARKREYKVSNRVHEGKRPLYAIAFNFIDARYYDVFATVGGNRVTVYRCLEGGLVAVLQAYVDEDKDESFYTLSWACDTDGTPFLVAGGSNGIIRVINAGTEKIHKSFVGHGDSVNEVRTQALKPSLVVSASKDESVRLWNLHTGICILIFAGAGGHRNEVLSVDFHPSDIYRIASCGMDNTVKIWSMKEFWTYVEKSFTWTDLPSKFPTKYVQFPVFIASVHSNYVDCTRWLGDFVLSKSVDNEIVLWEPKTKEQNPGEGAVDILQKYPVPECDIWFIKFSCDFHYNAAAIGNREGKIFIWELQSSPPVLIARLSHAQCKSPIRQTAMSFDGSTILTCCEDGSIWRWDTVS; encoded by the exons ATGGCGAAGAGCGGGCTGGGGTGCGAGCCGGCGGTGGGGTCGCTGACGGCGGCGAGGAAGAGGGAGTACAAGGTCAGCAACCGCGTGCACGAGGGGAAGCGGCCCCTCTATGCCATCGCCTTCAACTTCATCGACGCTCGCTACTACGACGTCTTCGCCACCGTCGGCGGCAATCGA GTGACCGTGTATCGATGCCTTGAAGGAGGTCTCGTTGCGGTCTTGCAAGCATACGTTGATGAAGAT AAGGACGAGTCTTTCTATACTTTGAGTTGGGCATGTGATACCGATGGGACTCCTTTTTTGGTTGCTGGTGGAAGCAACGGAATCATTCGTGTCATCAATGCTGGCACCGAGAAGATACACAAG AGTTTTGTTGGCCATGGAGATTCGGTTAATGAAGTAAGGACTCAAGCACTGAAACCTTCTCTTGTGGTTTCTGCCAGCAAG GACGAATCAGTTCGGTTGTGGAATTTACATACAGGAATTTGTATATTGATATTTGCCGGAGCAGGTGGCCACAGGAATGAAGTGTTGAGTGTT GACTTCCATCCATCCGATATCTACCGGATAGCAAGTTGTGGTATGGATAATACTGTCAAGATCTGGTCCATGAAAG AGTTTTGGACGTATGTTGAGAAATCATTCACATGGACAGATTTACCATCAAAATTTCCTACAAAATATGTGCAGTTTCCT GTGTTTATAGCCTCAGTCCACTCTAACTACGTCGACTGTACTAGGTGGCTTGGTGATTTTGTCTTGTCGAAG AGTGTTGATAATGAGATTGTCTTGTGGGAGCCAAAGACCAAGGAACAAAATCCTGGAGAG GGTGCTGTTGACATTCTTCAAAAATATCCAGTTCCTGAATGTGATATCtggttcatcaaattttcatgtgATTTTCACTACAATGCTGCAGCAATTG GGAATAGGGAAGGGAAGATTTTTATTTGGGAGCTTCAGTCCAGCCCACCTGTTCTCATTGCAAG GCTATCTCACGCTCAATGCAAGTCTCCAATAAGACAGACAGCGATGTCCTTTGATGGAAG CACCATACTTACCTGTTGTGAGGATGGCTCGATATGGCGCTGGGACACAGTCTCATAA
- the LOC103986338 gene encoding thioredoxin-like protein CXXS1: MAAAEQPQEVKSKVAKVDSEKSWDLFTTQADDRGCPVFVHFGASWCVPSLAMNTCFEELANSHLDILFLLVDVDEVKGVASRMEVKAMPTFVLMKHGTVLSKMVGANPEEMRKMVQCYVQSICPATTSE; the protein is encoded by the exons ATGGCGGCGGCAGAGCAACCACAGGAGGTGAAGTCGAAGGTGGCGAAGGTGGATTCAGAGAAGTCATGGGATCTCTTCACCACCCAAGCCGACGACCGAGGGTGCCCA GTGTTTGTCCACTTTGGTGCTTCATGGTGTGTCCCATCCCTTGCCATGAACACTTGTTTCGAGGAACTGGCGAATTCTCATCTGGACATCCTGTTCCTCTTGGTCGATGTTGATGAAGTCAAG GGGGTTGCTTCGAGGATGGAGGTGAAGGCAATGCCTACTTTTGTCCTGATGAAACATGGCACGGTGTTGAGTAAGATGGTTGGGGCAAATCCGGAGGAGATGAGGAAGATGGTACAATGTTACGTGCAATCCATTTGTCCTGCAACCACCAGTGAATAA
- the LOC135613048 gene encoding cytokinin dehydrogenase 8-like, with protein MFPGKGEIVQCSEKENSDLFHGVLGGLGQLGIITRARIKLRPAPPMVAWIRVKHHDFEQFTRHGELVVNSGEVDYLEGFIKFGDAPQSHQPKNAFSRFGAERCVKPRQPTACYLLEMAIYYDDDDVSDAAKKRAKVLARVSSMTSVEILEVSYLDFLNRVREEELSLRRMGLWDVPHPWMNLFVPRSQIRRFHDLFLRTMSDSCVNGPIIMYPTLRHQWNLNTSIVVPQDEAGEDVFYVVSVLRAAPPTCTVGSSCLDGLMQQNEQMIRMATARGSSHGGGGMGAKQYMPYLQCEEEWREHFGQKWKRFEELKSKFDPLNVLAPGQRIFKRRKPLKASAEAGEL; from the exons ATGTTTCCAGGTAAAGGCGAGATTGTCCAGTGCTCTGAGAAGGAGAACTCAGACCTCTTCCATGGAGTTCTGGGCGGGCTTGGGCAGCTGGGCATCATAACAAGAGCCAGGATCAAGTTACGGCCTGCTCCTCCAATG GTGGCATGGATCAGAGTAAAGCACCACGACTTTGAGCAGTTCACGAGGCACGGAGAACTCGTGGTCAACTCGGGGGAGGTGGACTACCTCGAGGGGTTCATCAAGTTCGGTGACGCACCTCAATCTCACCAGCCCAAAAACGCCTTCTCGCGCTTCGGTGCGGAGAGATGCGTCAAACCGAGACAGCCGACAGCGTGCTACCTGCTCGAGATGGCCATTtactatgatgatgatgatgttagcGACGCCGCGAAG AAACGGGCGAAGGTGTTGGCCCGAGTAAGCTCCATGACGTCCGTGGAGATCCTCGAGGTCTCGTACTTGGACTTCCTGAACCGCGTTAGGGAAGAGGAGCTAAGCCTAAGGAGAATGGGGCTGTGGGATGTGCCTCACCCATGGATGAACCTGTTCGTGCCGAGGTCTCAGATCCGGAGGTTCCACGATCTCTTCCTTCGAACCATGTCAGACTCCTGTGTTAATGGCCCCATCATCATGTATCCCACACTGAGACAcca ATGGAATCTCAACACGTCGATCGTCGTACCGCAAGATGAGGCAGGAGAGGATGTGTTCTACGTGGTTAGTGTGCTCCGAGCGGCGCCGCCGACATGCACCGTTGGATCTTCGTGCCTCGATGGTCTCATGCAGCAAAATGAACAGATGATACGCATGGCCACAGCGAGAGGGAGCTCCCATGGGGGTGGGGGGATGGGAGCGAAGCAGTACATGCCGTACCTGCAATGTGAGGAGGAGTGGAGGGAGCATTTTGGCCAGAAGTGGAAGAGGTTCGAGGAGTTGAAGTCCAAGTTCGATCCTCTGAACGTGTTGGCGCCCGGACAGAGGATCTTTAAGAGGAGGAAGCCGCTGAAAGCTTCTGCTGAAGCAGGAGAGCTGTAG
- the LOC135611618 gene encoding cytokinin dehydrogenase 3-like, with the protein MHLPLILELSTALLSILLVFFFRSSNIFFKLPANLSFQVPVNLTSDYGKIIHASPAAVLKPSSPDDISLLLKSIYSSPLHNDVTVAARGTGHSTHGQALAPGGFVIDMRSLPLSITIVDGDGTSYVDAGGGALWIDVLNETLRHGLSPRSWTDYLYLTVGGTLSVGGISGQTFKQGPQISNVVEMDVVTG; encoded by the coding sequence ATGCATCTGCCTCTCATCCTTGAGCTCAGTACTGCCCTACTGTCCAttctcctcgtcttcttcttccgtTCGTCCAACATCTTCTTCAAACTGCCTGCCAATCTGAGCTTTCAAGTGCCTGTCAACCTCACTTCAGACTACGGCAAGATAATCCATGCCTCCCCAGCTGCGGTCCTCAAGCCAAGCAGCCCAGATGACATCTCCCTTCTCCTCAAGTCCATCTACTCCTCTCCACTCCACAACGACGTAACAGTAGCTGCCAGAGGCACCGGCCACTCGACGCACGGCCAAGCGCTGGCCCCCGGCGGTTTTGTCATCGACATGCGGAGCCTGCCACTCTCCATCACGATCGTCGACGGCGATGGCACCTCCTACGTCGATGCCGGAGGGGGAGCCTTGTGGATTGATGTGCTGAACGAGACCTTGAGGCATGGCCTTTCACCGAGATCGTGGACGGATTACTTGTACCTCACCGTGGGCGGAACTCTCTCGGTCGGCGGTATCAGTGGCCAAACATTCAAGCAAGGGCCTCAGATATCCAATGTCGTGGAAATGGACGTCGTCACAGGTTAA